In Tepidimicrobium xylanilyticum, one DNA window encodes the following:
- a CDS encoding COG1361 S-layer family protein, whose product MRKLISIVLILLMLIQTPIWGIAEGNSSKEQTTKISTETHINDQNGNNNGNNDNKDNNEEDITTSEENPEDSNVSIIITDVDSGETTIRPNNTFTLKIALKVYPETTEKIPIYVQLEKSDSFSPVGTGSRKKAVPDKSIYTVTFDKIYYNGGDNTTIPITISYDLNGKTRSISDYISITNISPSKEEDKKTEGDPNITIVSSKTISGQAGESLYVPITIKNSSDSWARNITVTAEIEGGSPIALRGSGHEDIYYLRGGKTEDIQFRVDIDEYAESKTYPIKINFQFYNSDGKSYTGSDTVYIKVENKNKKPLISINKIDIKPEVSEADKPTKVGFQLINNGTLEARDIKISLGGIGNDTFTIASGLNSRYIDRISGGKTAYVEFEIIPSIKLPGGSHGLDLVLNYKDGTGQSYEDSSKFFVNVASNKGRGSNLIIENLIYPDGAVGHNKDVNIGFTLKNVGKMDAKNIKVSVESSDQAAIVPKTVSIKKIESLAPNQSERLSFIFLTTKDGETRNYPINITVEYEDDLTEGQEKHTLTQYVGVYIVKPGDDIKTTPKLIIDKYSFEPNLVRAGENFTMSLSFFNTNSQKAVRNIKIFLTAEEKTDPNSQSSGGNVFTPVGSSNTFYIDSIPPKGRVEKVITMFTVPDAKAKTHTVTANFEYEDSDGTQYTATELIGVPVVQQSKLEIGEISLPSEAFVGEAIPISVEFYNTGKVTLYNMMVKLEGNFQTEDSRYYIGNFEMGTSDYFEGTIIPEETGELTGYLVFTYEDSSGEVVEIREEFTLNVMEAMPMDESLEDMAPEEESKGFKGIWIALILIAASIGGFIFYKKKKEKGMALDE is encoded by the coding sequence ATGCGAAAATTAATTAGTATAGTTTTAATTTTATTGATGCTCATACAAACACCTATTTGGGGAATAGCAGAAGGAAATTCAAGCAAGGAGCAAACAACCAAAATATCAACTGAAACTCATATTAATGATCAAAATGGCAACAACAATGGAAACAATGACAACAAGGATAACAACGAAGAAGATATTACTACTAGTGAAGAGAATCCAGAAGACAGTAATGTAAGTATAATAATAACAGATGTTGACTCAGGTGAAACTACAATTCGTCCAAATAATACTTTCACGCTAAAAATCGCCTTAAAAGTTTATCCAGAAACAACAGAAAAAATTCCTATATACGTTCAGCTAGAAAAGTCCGATTCCTTTTCTCCAGTAGGAACAGGGTCCAGAAAAAAAGCTGTTCCTGATAAAAGTATATACACCGTAACCTTCGATAAAATCTACTACAACGGTGGTGATAATACTACCATACCTATAACCATATCTTATGATCTCAACGGAAAAACAAGGTCTATTTCCGATTATATAAGCATTACCAATATAAGTCCTTCTAAGGAAGAGGATAAAAAAACAGAAGGAGATCCTAATATAACTATTGTAAGCTCTAAAACCATAAGCGGCCAAGCTGGTGAATCCCTATATGTGCCAATAACGATTAAAAACTCCAGTGATAGCTGGGCTCGAAATATAACTGTAACTGCTGAAATAGAAGGAGGCTCCCCTATAGCTCTTAGAGGATCAGGGCACGAGGATATATACTATTTAAGGGGAGGAAAAACTGAAGATATTCAATTCAGGGTAGACATAGATGAATATGCAGAAAGTAAAACCTACCCAATTAAAATCAACTTTCAATTTTATAACTCTGATGGAAAGTCCTATACTGGCTCAGATACCGTTTATATTAAAGTCGAAAATAAGAATAAAAAGCCTTTAATATCCATTAACAAAATAGATATAAAACCAGAGGTATCCGAAGCTGATAAACCTACCAAAGTAGGATTTCAATTAATTAATAACGGTACATTAGAAGCAAGGGATATTAAAATATCCTTAGGCGGCATAGGAAACGATACTTTTACCATAGCTTCTGGTTTAAATAGCAGGTATATAGATAGAATATCCGGTGGAAAAACAGCCTATGTTGAATTTGAAATAATCCCTTCAATTAAATTGCCAGGAGGTAGTCACGGATTAGATTTAGTTCTAAACTATAAAGATGGTACTGGACAGAGTTATGAAGATTCTAGTAAGTTTTTCGTCAATGTAGCTTCTAATAAGGGAAGGGGCTCTAACTTGATCATAGAAAATCTCATATATCCTGATGGAGCAGTCGGGCATAATAAAGATGTTAATATAGGATTTACTCTAAAAAATGTGGGTAAAATGGATGCAAAAAATATTAAAGTTTCAGTAGAAAGTTCTGATCAAGCTGCTATCGTTCCAAAAACTGTAAGCATTAAGAAAATCGAATCTCTAGCCCCTAATCAATCTGAAAGATTAAGCTTTATATTCTTAACTACTAAGGATGGGGAAACAAGAAATTATCCAATCAATATTACAGTAGAATATGAAGATGATTTAACAGAAGGACAAGAAAAACACACCTTAACCCAGTACGTTGGAGTTTACATAGTAAAACCTGGGGATGATATAAAGACCACACCAAAACTTATAATAGATAAATATAGCTTTGAACCTAATCTTGTAAGAGCTGGAGAAAATTTTACCATGAGTTTATCCTTTTTCAACACCAATAGTCAAAAAGCTGTACGCAATATAAAGATATTCTTAACAGCCGAAGAAAAAACAGACCCAAATAGCCAAAGTAGTGGAGGAAATGTATTTACACCTGTCGGCAGCAGCAATACCTTTTATATAGATAGCATCCCTCCTAAGGGACGAGTAGAAAAAGTTATTACCATGTTTACAGTACCGGATGCCAAGGCTAAAACCCATACCGTTACTGCTAATTTTGAGTATGAAGATAGTGATGGTACTCAATATACAGCTACTGAACTAATTGGAGTACCTGTAGTCCAACAATCCAAGTTGGAAATTGGAGAGATATCTCTGCCATCTGAAGCTTTTGTGGGAGAGGCAATTCCTATTTCCGTTGAATTTTACAATACTGGAAAAGTTACTCTATATAATATGATGGTAAAATTGGAAGGAAATTTTCAAACAGAAGATAGCAGATATTATATAGGTAATTTTGAAATGGGTACTTCTGATTATTTTGAAGGCACCATAATTCCAGAAGAAACAGGCGAACTAACCGGATATTTAGTATTTACTTATGAGGACAGCTCCGGGGAAGTTGTTGAAATTAGAGAAGAGTTTACATTAAACGTAATGGAGGCTATGCCTATGGATGAATCCCTAGAAGATATGGCCCCTGAAGAAGAATCAAAAGGATTTAAGGGAATATGGATAGCTTTAATATTGATTGCAGCCAGCATTGGTGGATTCATATTCTACAAAAAAAAGAAAGAGAAAGGTATGGCTTTAGATGAGTAG
- a CDS encoding ABC transporter permease, protein MSSLDLIRMGIKNLWRRKLRTFLTILGVIIGTSSIVVMLSLGFGMQEAFKGQLARMGSLNTINVYKRDSFDFRGTDSNRNKKEGKLDDKAIANFKNIPHVTAVTPIIETYGTLKCGKYTAYTSIKGIDPEAMAYFDFKTAEGRLLQPGDNLHVVFGGGMKYNFYDEKAMSRGRYKQPEIDLMNDRMVLTFDTDSGYISFPDGNSNRTKNKEYNIKAVGVLEEGNFETDWGIYLPIETVKKLVKEKEKVENNAKQGKKAKQEYERIMIRVDDIKYVEEIQGKIKNEGYEAYSLNDMLEELNKITGIIQAVLGGIGAVSLLVAAIGITNTMVMSIYERTKEIGIMKVIGASLKDIKKLFLFESAIIGLLGGAMGIIFSFLLSFIVNRFSMQFSNFLGLMEETNISIIPIWLIFAALGFSTLIGLISGYYPARRAMNLSALEAIRTE, encoded by the coding sequence ATGAGTAGTTTAGACTTAATCCGAATGGGAATTAAAAACCTTTGGAGAAGAAAACTAAGAACCTTCCTCACCATATTAGGAGTTATCATCGGTACCAGCTCCATAGTAGTAATGCTGTCTTTGGGATTTGGTATGCAAGAAGCCTTTAAGGGGCAATTGGCTAGGATGGGTAGTTTAAATACCATAAACGTTTATAAAAGGGATTCTTTTGACTTTAGAGGAACAGATTCTAACAGAAACAAAAAAGAAGGTAAGTTAGACGATAAGGCCATTGCCAATTTCAAAAATATACCCCATGTAACTGCAGTAACTCCTATAATAGAAACCTATGGAACATTAAAATGTGGCAAATACACTGCCTATACCTCCATTAAGGGTATAGACCCAGAAGCTATGGCATATTTCGATTTTAAAACTGCAGAAGGTCGACTTTTGCAGCCAGGAGACAATCTTCATGTGGTATTTGGTGGAGGAATGAAATATAATTTTTATGATGAAAAAGCTATGAGTAGAGGAAGATATAAACAACCAGAGATTGATCTTATGAATGATAGGATGGTACTGACTTTCGATACGGACTCTGGCTATATTTCATTCCCTGATGGAAACAGTAACCGTACTAAGAATAAGGAGTATAACATAAAGGCAGTTGGAGTTTTAGAGGAAGGAAATTTTGAAACGGATTGGGGGATTTACCTCCCAATCGAAACGGTTAAAAAGCTAGTTAAAGAAAAAGAAAAGGTTGAAAACAATGCTAAACAAGGTAAAAAAGCAAAACAGGAATATGAAAGGATCATGATTAGAGTTGATGATATAAAATATGTTGAAGAAATACAGGGAAAAATAAAAAATGAAGGTTATGAGGCCTACAGCTTAAATGATATGCTAGAAGAACTAAATAAAATTACTGGAATAATTCAGGCAGTTCTAGGAGGTATTGGAGCAGTATCTTTACTTGTTGCAGCCATAGGAATTACAAACACCATGGTCATGTCCATCTATGAAAGGACTAAGGAGATTGGAATAATGAAGGTAATAGGAGCTTCCTTAAAGGATATTAAAAAGCTATTCCTATTTGAGTCTGCCATTATAGGCTTATTGGGAGGAGCTATGGGAATAATATTTAGCTTTCTACTATCCTTTATAGTCAACAGATTTAGTATGCAATTTAGCAATTTCCTAGGGCTAATGGAAGAAACCAATATAAGCATCATACCCATATGGTTAATATTTGCTGCCTTAGGCTTCTCCACTTTAATCGGTTTGATATCCGGCTATTATCCCGCTAGACGGGCTATGAACCTCTCAGCCTTGGAAGCTATAAGAACAGAATAA
- a CDS encoding S-layer homology domain-containing protein, which translates to MTSQKYRRITILFVVILFSLSVFSAYGASMFTDMVETHWAYEYVEKLVDIGLMDGYEDATFRPNQIVNTADALVYITRLFNFTEEEIEKKRNEYAHVLNRFDLSEERENAIAIALSEDLITEAYVNNNLFSKGELREATKAEISKYFAIALGMEEREEGVYALLYNDTDLIPERTRPYIKFLIDKGILDAKGDETGNFNPNQPVTRAVLAKMLYLSYTQLHENSITPPKANEKEPERVNAGEIIDDKKGLTGIITGKIDKFLIIDHGHRVDSYQLAKDAKIIIGGNERSIYDIEEGMTVRVTVDEGNIIKSLTVDKDLDIFTGTISKINFGSFTSSIFVTSAEGVTKAFNILDNTHIRLNGRTAYLFSIKEGDWVKVEVFDNIALTVIGESRDGKVEGIIKDINLDENIISVEREDGSVHEYLAGKGLIINRNFNGVSLEDLRRGDRVVLSIANEELESIEAESVPGTDEGYIKEVFISRTPKLTILNHKEEIKDYHVSSKVLIKKDGEIRTIYDLRLEDYVKLNLESDEIMIIEVENKK; encoded by the coding sequence TTGACAAGTCAAAAGTACCGAAGAATAACCATTTTGTTTGTTGTAATATTATTCAGTTTAAGTGTTTTTTCAGCTTATGGAGCTAGCATGTTTACTGATATGGTTGAAACCCATTGGGCTTATGAATATGTGGAAAAGTTGGTTGATATAGGTCTCATGGATGGCTATGAAGATGCTACCTTTAGGCCTAATCAGATAGTTAATACTGCCGATGCGCTGGTATATATAACAAGACTTTTTAATTTTACTGAAGAAGAAATTGAAAAGAAGCGGAATGAATATGCTCACGTATTGAATAGATTTGATCTATCCGAGGAAAGGGAAAATGCAATAGCCATTGCTTTATCTGAAGATTTGATAACGGAAGCCTATGTTAATAATAATCTATTTAGTAAAGGAGAATTAAGGGAAGCTACAAAGGCTGAGATATCTAAATACTTTGCCATAGCATTGGGAATGGAGGAAAGGGAAGAGGGGGTATATGCACTTTTATACAATGATACAGACCTTATCCCGGAAAGGACTAGGCCCTATATCAAGTTCTTAATTGATAAGGGCATATTAGATGCTAAAGGGGATGAAACTGGTAATTTTAATCCCAATCAGCCTGTTACTAGAGCTGTATTAGCTAAAATGCTATATTTATCTTATACTCAATTACATGAGAATTCTATAACTCCCCCAAAGGCTAATGAAAAGGAACCTGAGAGGGTAAATGCAGGGGAAATTATAGATGATAAAAAAGGATTAACTGGAATTATTACTGGAAAGATTGACAAATTTCTTATTATAGACCATGGACATAGAGTGGATTCTTACCAATTAGCTAAGGATGCTAAAATAATCATAGGCGGTAACGAAAGAAGTATTTATGATATAGAAGAGGGAATGACCGTTAGGGTTACAGTAGACGAGGGAAATATTATAAAATCCTTAACTGTAGATAAGGATTTAGACATTTTCACTGGAACTATAAGTAAAATAAACTTTGGAAGTTTTACCTCTTCCATTTTTGTGACCTCTGCGGAAGGCGTTACTAAGGCTTTTAATATCCTAGACAACACCCATATAAGATTAAATGGGAGGACAGCTTATTTATTTAGCATTAAAGAAGGCGATTGGGTAAAAGTTGAAGTTTTTGATAACATAGCTCTAACCGTCATTGGTGAAAGCAGAGATGGGAAAGTAGAAGGTATAATCAAAGACATTAATCTTGATGAGAATATAATATCGGTGGAAAGAGAAGATGGATCTGTCCATGAGTATTTGGCAGGAAAAGGTCTAATTATTAACAGGAATTTTAATGGAGTTTCTTTAGAGGATTTGAGAAGGGGAGATAGGGTGGTATTATCCATAGCTAATGAAGAATTAGAATCCATAGAAGCTGAATCCGTTCCGGGAACAGACGAAGGGTATATTAAGGAAGTATTTATTTCTCGAACCCCTAAATTAACCATATTGAACCATAAGGAAGAGATTAAAGATTATCATGTTTCTTCTAAGGTCCTAATAAAAAAGGACGGGGAAATAAGAACAATATACGATTTGAGATTAGAGGACTACGTGAAATTGAATTTAGAAAGCGATGAGATAATGATCATTGAAGTAGAAAACAAAAAATAA
- a CDS encoding CTP synthase, whose amino-acid sequence MPTKYIFITGGVVSSLGKGITAASLGQLLKSRGLKVTIQKFDPYINVDPGEMSPYQHGEVFVTDDGAETDLDLGHYERFIDINLNKYSNVTTGKIYWAVLNKERKGEYDGKTVQVIPHITNEIKDRIKRVTRDREVDVVITEIGGTVGDIESLPFLEAIRQIKYDVGKDNVMYIHVTLVPYLSSAGELKTKPTQHSVKELRSIGIQPDVLICRTEQPLSQDLKRKIALFCDLDPSEVIENLDAETLYEIPLMLEKQGLSQLVIDHLNLKCGELDLTEWNDIVNRIKSLKEKVTIALVGKYVELKDAYLSVAESLKHAGIFNDVDVDIKWIQAEDVNDSNVRELLEGVHGIIVPGGFGDRGIDGKISTVKYARENNIPFFGLSLGMQLAVIEFARNVIGLKDAHSTEIDPNTPYPVIDLMPEQKDIELTNGSMRLGLYPCKLVEGSKVKEIYQEEIIYERHRHKYEFNNLFRDRLEEKGLIISGISPDGRLVEIVELKDHPWFVGVQFHPEFKSRPTRSHPLFKDFIRAAKEKKNK is encoded by the coding sequence ATGCCTACTAAGTATATATTCATTACGGGAGGAGTAGTGTCTTCCTTAGGTAAAGGAATTACTGCTGCTAGTTTAGGGCAATTGTTAAAAAGTAGAGGTCTTAAAGTAACCATTCAAAAATTTGATCCTTATATTAATGTAGACCCAGGTGAAATGAGTCCTTATCAACATGGTGAGGTATTTGTAACTGATGATGGAGCAGAAACGGATTTGGATTTAGGCCACTATGAAAGGTTCATCGACATCAACCTGAATAAATATAGCAATGTAACTACAGGAAAGATCTATTGGGCTGTTTTAAATAAGGAGAGAAAGGGAGAATACGACGGAAAAACTGTACAGGTCATCCCCCATATTACCAACGAAATCAAGGATAGGATAAAAAGGGTTACTAGAGATAGGGAAGTAGATGTGGTAATAACTGAAATAGGAGGTACTGTAGGAGATATTGAGTCTTTACCATTTTTAGAAGCCATTAGGCAGATAAAATATGATGTAGGAAAGGATAATGTAATGTATATTCATGTAACCTTAGTTCCTTACCTTTCTTCAGCAGGGGAGTTAAAGACCAAACCAACCCAACATAGCGTTAAGGAATTAAGGAGTATAGGTATACAGCCAGATGTTTTGATTTGTAGAACGGAACAACCTTTATCCCAAGATTTAAAGAGAAAAATTGCCCTCTTCTGCGATTTAGACCCCTCAGAAGTTATTGAAAATTTAGATGCGGAAACCCTATACGAGATACCATTAATGTTAGAAAAACAAGGACTTTCTCAATTGGTAATTGACCATCTTAATTTAAAATGTGGTGAGTTGGATTTAACCGAGTGGAATGATATAGTGAATAGGATCAAATCCTTAAAGGAAAAAGTAACCATAGCTTTGGTTGGTAAATATGTGGAGCTGAAGGACGCATATTTATCGGTAGCAGAATCCTTAAAACATGCGGGCATATTTAATGATGTAGATGTAGACATTAAATGGATACAGGCAGAAGATGTAAATGATAGCAATGTAAGGGAACTACTTGAAGGTGTTCATGGTATAATAGTTCCTGGAGGATTTGGTGATAGGGGAATAGATGGAAAGATTTCTACTGTTAAATATGCTAGGGAGAATAATATACCCTTCTTTGGATTAAGTTTGGGAATGCAATTGGCAGTAATTGAATTTGCTAGGAATGTAATTGGACTTAAAGATGCCCATTCGACTGAAATAGATCCAAATACCCCTTATCCAGTTATAGACCTAATGCCTGAGCAAAAAGATATAGAACTTACTAATGGCAGCATGAGATTGGGGTTATACCCATGTAAACTAGTTGAAGGTTCAAAAGTTAAGGAAATCTATCAAGAGGAAATAATATATGAGAGACATAGGCATAAATATGAATTTAATAACCTTTTTAGAGACAGATTAGAAGAAAAAGGACTAATAATAAGTGGAATTTCACCTGATGGAAGATTGGTTGAAATAGTGGAGTTAAAGGACCATCCTTGGTTTGTAGGAGTACAATTCCATCCAGAGTTTAAATCTAGGCCCACTCGATCCCATCCTCTATTCAAAGATTTTATAAGAGCTGCTAAAGAAAAGAAAAATAAATAA